A single region of the Halorussus salinus genome encodes:
- a CDS encoding trimeric intracellular cation channel family protein codes for MIRDLLGPLVADPFTAMNTVGLVAFALVGATKAIREEFDVFGIAVVGLVTAFAGGATRDVLVNRVPLALGSLGEISLGLLGVALAVGLTVLLDSPEAHPVTLAADAVGLAAFATAGSIVATDAGLSSFGVVAIATINAVGGGAFADLLLDRSPFVLFDDFYASCALLGGSAYWAAGAVGLGGGTAAAVCAATTLATRLAAVNYDWGLPTAQTLGLARERVGEKR; via the coding sequence GTGATTCGAGACCTCCTCGGCCCGCTGGTGGCCGACCCGTTCACCGCGATGAACACGGTGGGGCTGGTCGCGTTCGCGCTCGTCGGCGCGACCAAGGCGATACGCGAGGAGTTCGACGTGTTCGGCATCGCCGTCGTCGGCCTCGTCACCGCCTTCGCTGGCGGGGCCACCCGCGACGTGCTGGTGAACCGCGTCCCGCTCGCGCTCGGGTCGCTCGGCGAGATCAGCCTCGGTCTCCTCGGGGTCGCGCTGGCGGTCGGACTGACCGTCCTCCTCGACTCGCCGGAGGCCCACCCCGTCACGCTCGCGGCCGACGCCGTGGGACTCGCGGCGTTCGCCACCGCCGGGTCCATCGTGGCGACCGACGCCGGACTGTCGAGTTTCGGCGTCGTGGCGATAGCGACCATCAACGCGGTCGGCGGCGGCGCGTTCGCCGACCTCCTGCTCGACCGCTCGCCGTTCGTCCTCTTCGACGACTTCTACGCGAGTTGCGCGCTCCTCGGCGGGAGCGCCTACTGGGCCGCCGGAGCAGTCGGCCTCGGAGGAGGTACCGCCGCCGCCGTCTGCGCCGCCACGACGCTCGCGACGCGACTCGCGGCGGTCAACTACGACTGGGGACTCCCGACGGCCCAGACGCTCGGACTGGCCCGCGAGCGAGTCGGCGAAAAGAGATAG
- a CDS encoding ABC transporter ATP-binding protein yields the protein MAELTLDGVTKWFEDDGGRIVAVDDAHVEIEDGEFLVLVGPSGCGKSTTLRMIAGLETVSQGDIRLGNHSITDEPPTARDIAMVFQSYALYPHMTVRENMSFGLEESTDMPDDEIATQVEETAAMMGIGDLLDRKPGELSGGQQQRVALGRAIVRDPEVFLMDEPLSNLDAKLRSQMRTELQRLQEDLGVTTVYVTHDQTEAMTMGDRIAILNDGELQQVGTPLECYHEPANVFVAGFIGEPSMNFFDVDLRGESLVADEFEYLLSDELLADVEGHERLVLGIRPEDIELAAEGDGPHEFETTVDVVEPMGDENNVYLTFADAEAVGSGGEVETFVATVSGLRNVESGQTVVARIPEEAIHVFDRETGESLHNRELNRTEVAQPNF from the coding sequence ATGGCCGAACTGACGTTAGACGGAGTGACCAAGTGGTTCGAGGACGACGGGGGCCGCATCGTGGCGGTGGACGACGCTCACGTCGAAATCGAGGACGGCGAGTTCCTCGTGTTGGTCGGTCCCTCGGGCTGTGGCAAATCGACCACCCTGCGGATGATAGCCGGTCTCGAAACCGTCTCGCAGGGCGACATCCGACTCGGGAACCACTCCATCACCGACGAACCGCCGACCGCGCGCGACATCGCGATGGTGTTCCAGTCCTACGCGCTCTACCCCCACATGACCGTGCGGGAGAACATGAGCTTCGGACTGGAGGAGTCCACCGACATGCCCGACGACGAGATAGCGACGCAGGTCGAGGAGACCGCCGCGATGATGGGCATCGGCGACCTGCTCGACCGCAAGCCCGGCGAGCTGTCGGGCGGCCAGCAACAGCGCGTCGCGCTGGGTCGGGCAATCGTCCGGGACCCCGAGGTGTTCCTGATGGACGAACCGCTGAGCAATTTGGACGCGAAGCTCCGCTCGCAGATGCGGACGGAACTCCAGCGGTTGCAGGAGGACCTCGGCGTGACGACGGTGTACGTCACCCACGACCAGACCGAGGCGATGACGATGGGCGACCGCATCGCCATCCTGAACGACGGCGAACTCCAGCAGGTCGGCACGCCGCTGGAGTGTTACCACGAACCCGCCAACGTCTTCGTCGCGGGGTTCATCGGCGAACCGTCGATGAACTTCTTCGACGTGGACCTGCGGGGCGAGAGCCTCGTCGCCGACGAGTTCGAGTATCTCCTCTCCGACGAGTTGCTGGCCGACGTGGAGGGCCACGAGCGACTCGTCCTCGGCATCCGGCCCGAGGACATCGAACTCGCCGCGGAGGGCGACGGTCCCCACGAGTTCGAGACGACCGTGGACGTGGTCGAACCGATGGGCGACGAGAACAACGTCTACCTGACTTTCGCCGACGCGGAGGCGGTAGGGTCCGGCGGCGAGGTCGAGACCTTCGTCGCCACCGTCTCGGGCCTGCGAAACGTCGAGAGCGGCCAGACCGTGGTCGCGCGGATTCCCGAGGAGGCGATTCACGTCTTCGACCGCGAGACGGGCGAGTCGCTGCACAACCGCGAACTCAACCGGACGGAAGTCGCACAGCCGAACTTCTGA
- a CDS encoding S8 family peptidase has translation MSDHSRRTFLKAAGGAVGSAALLTGGASADGGASGPDRRFLVDLREVSRSEIPDDVEIIHDISEIDVLAARGDPGAVPGSASTVADLAVYQHDQTPDGGPVKEHPAKGRGSSGPAWDSGAPTNTELQWDKRAQRVGDLTENPGNGRTVQDTTTGEGTRVAVVDTGVYDHPDLDGVVNEELSENFTTDPYDFRPNGAGDHGTHVAGTVAATNDGGDGVLGTAPDTEVLSHRVFSGVAGATGDTIAALVDAANKDCDAANISLGYPLPYVYPDEYPFLLDVKEMYRRTAEYAREQDMIIVNSAGNDALDMDQEGVLSLPTEVEGIFGVAATGPIGYLWDDKKKSREDKALKKLEKSTAQPANYTNYGEAVDVSAAGGNYDPEAIDQVEGWYYDLVFSTVYETNENGEIEPSYGWKAGTSMAAPQITGAIALVRSLRPDASATEVENLIKETANDAPGGETYHGAGHLDLRRLVKRAR, from the coding sequence ATGTCAGACCATAGCAGACGGACGTTTCTCAAGGCGGCTGGTGGAGCGGTCGGCAGTGCGGCGCTGTTGACGGGCGGCGCGAGCGCGGACGGCGGCGCGAGCGGGCCGGACCGACGCTTCCTCGTGGACCTCCGCGAGGTATCGCGCAGCGAGATTCCGGACGACGTGGAGATAATCCACGACATCTCGGAGATAGATGTACTCGCCGCGCGTGGCGACCCCGGCGCGGTACCCGGTTCGGCCTCGACGGTGGCCGACTTGGCGGTCTACCAGCACGACCAGACACCCGACGGCGGCCCGGTGAAAGAACACCCGGCGAAGGGCCGCGGGAGTTCGGGCCCGGCGTGGGACAGCGGCGCGCCTACGAACACCGAACTCCAGTGGGACAAGCGCGCCCAGCGCGTCGGCGACCTGACCGAGAACCCCGGCAACGGCCGGACGGTCCAAGACACGACGACCGGCGAGGGGACCCGCGTCGCGGTCGTGGACACGGGCGTCTACGACCATCCAGACCTCGACGGCGTCGTCAACGAGGAGCTATCGGAGAACTTCACCACGGACCCCTACGACTTCCGACCGAACGGCGCGGGCGACCACGGCACCCACGTCGCGGGCACCGTCGCGGCGACCAACGACGGCGGCGACGGCGTCCTCGGCACTGCGCCCGACACCGAAGTCCTCTCCCACCGGGTCTTCTCCGGCGTGGCGGGTGCGACGGGCGACACCATCGCGGCGCTCGTGGACGCGGCCAACAAGGACTGTGACGCCGCGAACATCAGCCTCGGCTACCCGCTCCCGTACGTCTACCCCGACGAGTACCCGTTCCTCCTCGACGTGAAGGAGATGTACCGGCGCACCGCCGAGTACGCTCGCGAGCAGGACATGATAATCGTCAACTCCGCGGGTAACGACGCGCTCGACATGGACCAAGAGGGCGTCCTCAGCCTCCCGACCGAAGTCGAGGGCATCTTCGGCGTCGCCGCGACCGGTCCCATCGGCTACCTCTGGGACGACAAGAAGAAGAGCCGCGAGGACAAGGCGCTGAAGAAGTTGGAGAAATCGACGGCCCAACCCGCCAACTACACCAACTACGGCGAGGCTGTGGACGTGAGCGCGGCAGGCGGGAACTACGACCCCGAAGCAATCGACCAAGTCGAGGGCTGGTACTACGACCTCGTGTTCTCGACGGTTTACGAGACGAACGAGAACGGCGAGATCGAACCCAGCTACGGGTGGAAAGCCGGTACGTCGATGGCTGCACCCCAGATTACGGGTGCCATCGCGCTCGTGCGCTCGCTTCGCCCCGACGCCAGCGCGACCGAAGTCGAGAATCTCATCAAGGAGACCGCGAACGACGCGCCCGGTGGCGAGACCTACCACGGCGCGGGCCACCTCGACCTCCGCCGTCTGGTCAAGCGCGCTCGGTAG